The Streptomyces phaeolivaceus genome has a window encoding:
- a CDS encoding SH3 domain-containing protein: protein MSLRILLMRFGIAAAGGALLAFAATTPAAGVGQEDPRESKQIVKGEVVARSGLILRSAPTRGGAIIRVAHHGEIVRIYCRTEGQPVDGTRQWYLLVDGTWAWGSARHIEAFRTPRWCDA, encoded by the coding sequence ATGTCCTTGCGGATTCTGCTCATGCGGTTCGGTATAGCGGCTGCCGGTGGCGCCCTGCTGGCGTTCGCGGCCACGACGCCCGCCGCCGGTGTCGGACAGGAGGACCCACGGGAGAGCAAGCAGATCGTCAAGGGCGAGGTCGTCGCCCGTAGCGGTCTGATCCTGCGGAGCGCGCCCACCCGCGGCGGCGCGATCATCCGGGTCGCGCACCACGGCGAGATCGTCAGGATCTACTGCCGGACCGAGGGTCAGCCGGTCGACGGCACCCGGCAGTGGTACCTGCTCGTCGACGGCACCTGGGCCTGGGGTTCGGCCCGCCACATCGAAGCCTTCAGGACGCCGCGCTGGTGCGACGCCTGA
- a CDS encoding sensor histidine kinase, with product MSAAGTSRKRFGLPGWTSSLTWKALAFITVMCCGLAALLGALVHVSVTNRTVSDARSRALVRLDEAVRAYEAGNRLPPNSGIDARGLPKPLRELAVGGRRGTMVGVADGYPTMWAAAPADGRALAVQIDYAQSAATIENLDRAILGSSALAIGVTLIVGALGVSGVTRRLRTTSQVARRISAGDLDARVGDPRTTDPARYRDEVAAVAAALDTMASTLQRKLLSEQRFTADVAHELRTPLTGLHAAAELLPAGRPTELVRDRVAALRTLTEDLLEISRLDAGSERLELDTIRLGVLAERVAAHASGGDTEVRVAEDAWVETDRRRLERVLGNLVANAHKHGAPPVVVTVEGASVSVRDHGGGFPGYLVAEGPQRFRTEGSAKGHGLGLTIAVGQAEVLGARLGFENAPDGGALAVLRLPVSGGWSRSSPRP from the coding sequence GTGAGCGCGGCGGGGACCTCGCGGAAACGGTTCGGCCTGCCCGGCTGGACCTCCTCGCTCACCTGGAAGGCGCTGGCCTTCATCACGGTCATGTGCTGCGGGCTGGCCGCGCTGCTCGGCGCGCTCGTGCATGTCTCCGTCACCAACCGGACCGTGAGCGACGCCCGCTCCCGGGCGCTCGTCCGGCTCGACGAGGCGGTACGGGCGTACGAGGCCGGGAACCGGCTGCCGCCGAACTCCGGGATCGACGCGCGGGGGCTGCCGAAGCCGCTGCGCGAGCTGGCGGTGGGCGGGCGGCGCGGCACGATGGTCGGGGTCGCCGACGGGTACCCCACGATGTGGGCGGCGGCCCCCGCCGACGGCCGCGCTCTCGCCGTACAGATCGACTACGCGCAGAGCGCGGCCACCATCGAGAACCTCGACCGGGCCATCCTCGGCTCCTCCGCGCTGGCGATCGGGGTGACGCTGATCGTGGGCGCGCTCGGCGTCAGCGGGGTGACCCGGCGGCTGCGGACGACCTCGCAGGTGGCCCGGCGGATCAGCGCGGGCGACCTGGACGCGCGGGTCGGCGACCCCCGGACGACGGACCCGGCGCGGTACCGCGACGAGGTGGCCGCGGTGGCCGCCGCGCTCGACACCATGGCGTCCACGCTCCAGCGGAAGCTGCTGAGCGAGCAGCGGTTCACCGCGGACGTCGCCCATGAGCTGCGGACGCCGCTGACCGGGCTGCACGCGGCGGCCGAGCTGCTGCCGGCGGGGCGGCCGACGGAGCTGGTGCGGGACCGGGTGGCCGCGCTGCGGACACTGACCGAGGATCTGCTGGAGATCTCCCGGCTGGACGCGGGGAGCGAGCGGCTGGAGCTGGACACGATCCGGCTCGGGGTGCTGGCGGAGCGGGTGGCCGCGCACGCGAGTGGCGGCGACACGGAGGTCCGTGTCGCCGAGGACGCGTGGGTGGAGACGGATCGGCGGCGGCTGGAGCGGGTGTTGGGGAATCTGGTGGCCAACGCGCACAAGCACGGGGCACCTCCGGTGGTGGTGACCGTGGAGGGGGCCTCGGTCAGTGTGCGGGATCACGGGGGTGGGTTTCCGGGGTATCTGGTGGCGGAGGGGCCGCAGCGCTTTCGTACGGAGGGCTCCGCCAAGGGGCATGGGCTGGGGCTCACCATCGCGGTGGGGCAGGCGGAGGTGTTGGGGGCGCGATTGGGATTTGAAAACGCTCCTGATGGGGGTGCGTTGGCCGTATTGCGGCTGCCGGTGAGTGGGGGCTGGTCGCGCAGTTCCCCGCGCCCCTGA
- a CDS encoding protein-tyrosine phosphatase family protein, which produces MQPDVPAPGEPWSEIVPGLWMGGHEFAPRTGAGGIEFAVVRDEFDLVLTLLRLPGYGPDDGVEHHVWPIPDGPLDGTQLAGVLRLARAACDALEDGKRVLVRCYSGYNRSGLVVAQALIRDGHSAEEAIRLVRARRSPWALHNELFVDYLRTGLATVRFLEELEELTE; this is translated from the coding sequence ATGCAACCCGATGTTCCCGCTCCGGGGGAACCGTGGAGCGAGATCGTGCCCGGACTGTGGATGGGCGGGCACGAGTTCGCGCCGAGGACCGGTGCCGGGGGCATCGAATTCGCGGTCGTCCGCGACGAGTTCGATCTGGTGCTGACCCTGCTGCGGCTTCCGGGGTACGGGCCCGACGACGGCGTGGAACACCATGTGTGGCCGATCCCGGACGGGCCGCTGGACGGTACGCAGCTGGCGGGTGTGCTGCGGCTGGCGCGGGCGGCGTGCGACGCGCTGGAGGACGGCAAGCGGGTCCTCGTCCGCTGCTACAGCGGGTACAACCGGTCCGGTCTGGTCGTCGCACAGGCGCTGATCCGTGACGGGCACTCCGCCGAGGAGGCGATCCGGCTGGTCCGCGCCCGCCGTTCGCCGTGGGCGCTGCACAACGAGCTGTTCGTGGACTATCTGCGCACCGGGCTGGCGACGGTCCGGTTCCTGGAGGAGCTGGAGGAGCTGACGGAGTAG
- a CDS encoding nuclease-related domain-containing protein gives MSGPRVIPTWRHGQERLYVCRTDGRTIAWYDREAGRVNLLSEGSRQEVLAVLGPFLTGPVAVGPPPVPTPAELARLSLHPDDDLAPNRPGEALLIALDRAPGPPRRLRPDPRRRALAAERTVGDALDRLEGAGWHTLHSVPLPGGDRIHHLVVGPGGLYCVRSLYARKQRVVVTDPLVAVGRREPRALLRGLRADADRASYALTAEVRPVLALAEPASLDIATPLREVRVLRDTDLAELARAGGVLKPADVEGLHATARDRRTWTRV, from the coding sequence ATGAGCGGACCGCGCGTCATACCGACCTGGCGGCACGGACAGGAGCGCCTGTACGTCTGCCGGACCGACGGGAGGACCATCGCCTGGTACGACCGCGAGGCGGGCCGGGTGAACCTGCTCAGCGAGGGGTCGAGACAGGAGGTGCTGGCCGTCCTCGGCCCGTTCCTCACCGGCCCGGTCGCGGTGGGCCCGCCACCCGTGCCCACCCCCGCCGAACTGGCCCGGCTGAGCCTTCACCCGGACGACGACCTGGCCCCCAACCGCCCGGGCGAGGCCCTGCTGATCGCCCTCGACCGAGCCCCCGGACCGCCGCGCCGGCTGCGTCCCGACCCGCGCCGCCGCGCCCTGGCCGCCGAGCGGACCGTCGGTGACGCGCTGGACCGGCTGGAGGGCGCCGGCTGGCACACCCTGCACTCCGTGCCGCTGCCCGGCGGCGACCGCATCCACCATCTGGTCGTCGGACCCGGGGGCCTGTACTGCGTCCGCTCCCTGTACGCCCGCAAGCAGCGCGTCGTCGTCACCGACCCCCTGGTCGCCGTCGGCCGCCGTGAACCCCGCGCGCTGCTGCGCGGGCTGCGTGCCGACGCCGACCGTGCCTCCTACGCCCTCACCGCCGAGGTCCGCCCCGTCCTCGCCCTCGCCGAACCCGCCTCCCTCGACATCGCCACCCCCCTGCGCGAGGTCCGCGTCCTGCGCGACACGGACCTCGCGGAACTCGCCCGCGCGGGTGGGGTGTTGAAGCCGGCGGACGTGGAGGGGCTGCACGCGACGGCCCGCGACCGACGGACATGGACCCGGGTGTAG
- the ligD gene encoding non-homologous end-joining DNA ligase: MTPITEVEGHRVALSNLEKVLHPATGFTKGELLHYYATTAGALLPHLRDRPVSFLRYPDGPGGQVFFTKNVPPGLPDWVTTAEVRRMEGPARMVLVQDLASLMWASNLVAEYHTPQWTVRTSDEADRLVFDLDPGAPATVVECCEVARWLRERLAADGIEAYAKTSGSKGLHLLAAVRGASSERVTEYAKTLAVEAEEALPRLVVHRMTRSLRPGKVFVDWSQNAARKTTATPYTLRARPEPTVSAPVTWAEVEECASPGRLVFRAEDIAPRLQDHGDLLAPLLDPDTAHVLP, from the coding sequence ATGACACCGATCACCGAGGTGGAGGGCCACAGGGTCGCCCTCTCCAACCTGGAGAAGGTCCTCCACCCGGCGACGGGCTTCACCAAGGGCGAGTTGCTGCACTACTACGCCACGACCGCCGGCGCCCTGCTGCCGCATCTGCGCGACCGCCCGGTCTCCTTCCTGCGCTACCCGGACGGGCCGGGCGGCCAGGTGTTCTTCACCAAGAACGTGCCGCCGGGCCTCCCGGACTGGGTCACCACCGCGGAGGTACGGCGGATGGAGGGCCCGGCCCGGATGGTGCTGGTCCAGGATCTGGCGAGCCTGATGTGGGCGTCGAACCTGGTCGCCGAGTACCACACCCCGCAGTGGACCGTCCGTACCTCCGACGAGGCCGACCGGCTGGTGTTCGATCTGGATCCGGGGGCGCCCGCGACGGTCGTCGAGTGCTGCGAGGTGGCACGCTGGCTACGGGAGCGGCTCGCGGCGGACGGGATCGAGGCGTACGCGAAGACGTCCGGGTCGAAGGGGCTGCATCTGCTGGCGGCGGTGCGCGGGGCGTCCTCGGAGCGGGTGACGGAGTACGCCAAGACGCTGGCCGTGGAGGCGGAGGAGGCGCTGCCCCGCCTGGTCGTGCACCGGATGACCCGCAGTCTGCGTCCCGGCAAGGTCTTCGTCGACTGGAGCCAGAACGCCGCCCGCAAGACCACGGCCACGCCCTACACCCTGCGCGCCCGCCCCGAGCCGACCGTCTCCGCGCCGGTCACCTGGGCCGAGGTCGAGGAGTGCGCCTCCCCCGGCCGGCTGGTGTTCCGGGCCGAGGACATCGCGCCCCGCCTCCAGGACCACGGCGATCTGCTGGCACCGCTCCTGGACCCGGACACCGCGCACGTACTGCCGTGA